Within the Setaria viridis chromosome 3, Setaria_viridis_v4.0, whole genome shotgun sequence genome, the region GAAAAACGTAGCTGCCGTGAATAACGAGGGTGAACTAAGATTGAGTAAAAATGGCAGTGCCGCTACTGTAAAAAAAGAATATGCGAGGCTTGATGATAGTTAAATGGTAACTAGTCGATTCTTGAGTAAATATTGAATCAAATTAGTGGACTGGGCGGTAACTTGCCTGTCGCGTCGGCGCCTGCGCCCCTGCCGAGAGCTCCGGGAAGGGAGGCAGCTGGTCACCGGCGGCCAGCCGGCCAGCTCCGGGAAGGGACTCGTCGATGAGGGGGAGGGAGCGCGGAGGggatccgccgcccgcctccagTCTCCAGTCTCCAGATAGACACGTCGGTTATCAGGCGCGCGACACGTCGGCACGTCGCCACCTACCAAAACGGACTCCTTTTCCCTACCCTTCACACTTCTCAGAAATGCGACTGCAAATGTCCAGCATCTGGACTGTGGAGAAGACGGCAAAGCGCCATTGAAACTCTGCTCCTTGTCAAGGAACCATCTAGTCTTCTGAGCTCAACTTTATAGATTGCAAGTCCACACTTGTACACACGGTACTCAGACTTAACAACATAGCTGTTCACACTGCTTATGCCGATCAGGAAACTTTGATTCATTTCTGGTGGCTATGCTACTCTGTTCATGCTATGCTTAGCACCAAACAATCTGTTGCGCAACAGTTTCAGCAGTGGTGTGCATGCGGCTACCtaactcatcagtcatcacaagCATCCCTAACAGCGATTAGCTCTCTGATGGCATCTCTAGTGATCATCCTTGCTCTCGGTGATTCCTCCGTGCATCGCAGCGCGACACGGAACACTGACAGCAGGCACTCCTTTAAACTACCATCACCAATGTTATTCTCCTCGTGCTTCACCAGCATTGGATCAGCAACTTCCATGACTCTCTCAGGGTAAGCCGCTGCAACGTAGCTGCGGATGCTTTGGCCTCCCTGAAACAAGGGGTCTGTTGGCCTCTTGGCAGAGAAGATCTCGAGCAGGAGAATCCCATAGCTGTAGACATCGCCTTCCACTGTAATTTCACCGCCCATTCCATACTCTGAAAAAATTAATGGGGTAAAAGTCATCAATCAAAATGGTGTAATGTTATTTATGTGTGAGACGAAACTGTAGACCAAATTCAGAGGCCATAGTTACCTGGAGGAATGTATCCAATGGTGCCTTTGATCCCAGCTGTGTTGCTCGTGTGCTGGATCCTGTTCGCTCCCTGAACAAACCGTGACAGCCCAAAGTCTCCTACATGGGCAACCATGTCATTGTCGAGAAGTACATTGCTCGGTTTCAGATCACAGTGGACAATTGGTGCATGGCCATGGTGGTGGAGATAGTCAACAGCCTCAGCAACATTGAGTGCAATGCTCACTCTTTCAGTCATGGTTAGCGTCCGAGAGGAACTCTCACCTTCCCAAATGGATGGATGAAGCCATTTGTCCAGGTCTCTGTTAGGCATAAACTCATACACCAAAGCTTTAAAATCATTCCCACTGTGATCTATGGTCGAACAGGCTGTGATGACATTTACAAGATTGCGGTGTCGGATACTTCTCAGCGCCTCGCATTCAGCTAGGAAACTCCGCTCAGCGCCATGCTGTAGGAGGTTCAGCACTTTTATTGCGACTTCCTGCCTTTCATTGCCTAGTGTTCCTCTGTACACTGAGGCAAAGCTTCCAATACCAATGAGATTAGCTGCAGAGAACCCATCAGTAGCCCTGTGAAGTTCAGCATAGGATAATTTCCAGTGCTGCTCTATCAACTTTGGCACAGGAGGCGTCTCATTACTCTGCACAAGCTGTTGATTCACTCGGTTTCGAGCATACACCACAAAAGTGCATGTGATGAGGACTAGGGCCAAGAAAGACCCTATGGTGATAGACACGATCAGTACAGTTCTTGATTTGTGTAACCTCTTACCAGAGTTATCAGTACCAGAACATTTCGGCAGCTGCAACTCTgaaacaccaccacaaactctGTTCCCAACAACAAAGAAGTTTCTTGAATCATTGAACACTCCTTTTGTCGGCACTGGTCCATCAAACTGGTTGTAGGACAAGTTCAGGTAACGCAAGTACTGCAATGTCGATAAGAAATCTGGAACAGAACCAGACAAGTTATTCTGTGACATATCCAAGTATTGAAGCCCTTTCAGTGAGACGAGTGATTGCGGAATCCTACCAACAAGCTGGTTTCCCTGCAGAAATAAGTACTCCATCGCTTGGCACTGAGAGAGCGCCTGTGGTATCTCTCCTGAGAGCCTATTGTTCGACAAGTCTAAAACCCCAAGGCCGCTCAATCTACCTACTTCTGAAGGTATTGGACCTGAGAAAAGGTTGTGAGACAGGTTGAGGAACAGGGTTAGAGAGGAGAGACTGACAACTTGTTTTGGTATCATGCCACTGAATTGATTGTAAGACAAGTCCAGGATTGCAATATTGCTCATGGTCTCAAAACTTTCAGGTATGCTTCCTTGCAGGTTGTTCCGTGACAAGCCCAGAATAGCAAGTTGAGTGAGGTTTGCGACCAGCATAGGTGGGATCTCACCAGATATGTTATTGCCGGAGACATCTAGGGCGATCATGTTGCGAAGACTGCCAATGGTGTCTGGAATGGTGCCAGCCAGGGTATTGTCAGCAAGTGCAAGAACACGAAGACTGCTGAACTTGCCAATCTCTGGGGGGATTATGCCACTTATCCTGTTTGCATTCATAAATAACTGCCGTATCCCAATGGTGAGGTTAACAAAAGAAGGGGGGAGCACACCCTGAAACTTGTTGCTAGAAAGACTCAGGTCCAACAGCCTACTGCAATTCCCCAGGGCAGCCATCAGAGGCCAATCCTTGTCCCACTTATCATCAAGCTGATTGAACTGCAGGTTCAACACTTGGAGATCCTTCAGCCTGCCGATGTCCGGGGGCACGGTACCCTGAAGAGCGTTGCTTTGGAGCTGGATAAAACGAAGTCCTGTAGCATTGCCTATCGACAATGGGATGACCCCTTCAATCTGGCAGTTGTACAAAGAAAGGAACTGGATTCTTGGCAGAGTGACACCAATGTTGGGCGGCAGCACACCAGATAGTTCATTGTTTCCCAAGTCCAGTGTTATAAGGAGAGACATGTTAAACAATGAGGCTGGGATGGTGCCTTTGAGACCAGTAAAAGCTAGCCTCAGAAAGTTCAGCTTGGTGAGTCTCCCTAGGCCATCGGGTATGTAACCACCAAGGTTATAGTTCTCACTGACATCAAATGCCACGAGTGATGAGAGGTTACCCAACGATGGGGGAATGCCACCAGTGAGGTTGCCCCGATGAAGGCCCAAGAACTTGAGCTTCGACAGCGACCCAAATGATGGAGGAATACCACCTGACAGGATGTTCACACTAACGTTGAAAACCCGGAGATCCCTGCAGTAGCTCAAGTTGGCTGGGATCTCACCATGAAACCCATTCCGTTGCAACTCCAAATGGGTGAGACGTGCACAATTGGTGAGAGATGTGGGTATCTCACCAGTGAGGAAATTCCCTCCGAGGCTGATGACTTGGAGGCGCCGCAGAAGGCCAAGCTCCGAGGGGATGCTGCCAGAGAGGCGGTTGCTAGAGAGGTTGAGTGtgtggaggaaggagaggt harbors:
- the LOC117850212 gene encoding uncharacterized protein, coding for MGSSSKRHGLFGMISSRYMLITSCLIHAVHVLPICIAQPSDEQALLAFKSAISADPNGVLAAWTPTYGRVNATDNICGWSGVSCRSRRHPGRVTALELMSSNLTGVISPSLSNLSFLHTLNLSSNRLSGSIPSELGLLRRLQVISLGGNFLTGEIPTSLTNCARLTHLELQRNGFHGEIPANLSYCRDLRVFNVSVNILSGGIPPSFGSLSKLKFLGLHRGNLTGGIPPSLGNLSSLVAFDVSENYNLGGYIPDGLGRLTKLNFLRLAFTGLKGTIPASLFNMSLLITLDLGNNELSGVLPPNIGVTLPRIQFLSLYNCQIEGVIPLSIGNATGLRFIQLQSNALQGTVPPDIGRLKDLQVLNLQFNQLDDKWDKDWPLMAALGNCSRLLDLSLSSNKFQGVLPPSFVNLTIGIRQLFMNANRISGIIPPEIGKFSSLRVLALADNTLAGTIPDTIGSLRNMIALDVSGNNISGEIPPMLVANLTQLAILGLSRNNLQGSIPESFETMSNIAILDLSYNQFSGMIPKQVVSLSSLTLFLNLSHNLFSGPIPSEVGRLSGLGVLDLSNNRLSGEIPQALSQCQAMEYLFLQGNQLVGRIPQSLVSLKGLQYLDMSQNNLSGSVPDFLSTLQYLRYLNLSYNQFDGPVPTKGVFNDSRNFFVVGNRVCGGVSELQLPKCSGTDNSGKRLHKSRTVLIVSITIGSFLALVLITCTFVVYARNRVNQQLVQSNETPPVPKLIEQHWKLSYAELHRATDGFSAANLIGIGSFASVYRGTLGNERQEVAIKVLNLLQHGAERSFLAECEALRSIRHRNLVNVITACSTIDHSGNDFKALVYEFMPNRDLDKWLHPSIWEGESSSRTLTMTERVSIALNVAEAVDYLHHHGHAPIVHCDLKPSNVLLDNDMVAHVGDFGLSRFVQGANRIQHTSNTAGIKGTIGYIPPEYGMGGEITVEGDVYSYGILLLEIFSAKRPTDPLFQGGQSIRSYVAAAYPERVMEVADPMLVKHEENNIGDGSLKECLLSVFRVALRCTEESPRARMITRDAIRELIAVRDACDD